One window from the genome of Solea solea chromosome 2, fSolSol10.1, whole genome shotgun sequence encodes:
- the trak2 gene encoding trafficking kinesin-binding protein 2 isoform X3, with protein MTKTYNDIEVVSHLLAERDRDLELAARIGQSLLQRNHLLQERNEAVEEQLSQALDQVHQLQHELSKKDELLRMVASATEESETDSSVSTPLQQRKTPGCGATMTPAVALSQLESLQSKLQELEDENQTLRSEACQLKRDTITYEEKEQQLVSDCVKELRESNSQMISLTDELSQKNEELHRHQEEIAQLLSQIVELQHRVKELALEKEELRIHLQASKDAQRQLTAELDELAERNMECVEMLHESQEEIKELRSKNTPSAGLRRHLSYGLYPMDSLAAEIEGTMRRELSVEEETAFQDQRISQKKVFQTVRSINASSSRAGSATPPIPGSGQSSLVMTSQPFLSTQRDEERMGQPGCPGGNDLNRALHHLSLRRQNFLSERQFFQAEREKKLQTLAGGAEVEGGGSSCCSSPMGSVFSSFSNLSELSITSSAFRTFLPEKLQIVKPMEGSLTLHHWQQLAKPHLATILDPHPGVVTKGFRPLTQDVTYRLSDMEEDEEGEEHGCSGMLEKGAAERGKEEEDEEEEEGGITFKVHYTSTPEERKDRKHSVSPLVTSPSVSPALPVTVTSSQSCLTIPRTSATVVQAQSHMTSVTTTASSSVPNPGKCHSSTSSTYTFTTCRILHPSDITQVTASSQSSLLVHTPSSMRTGPSTPVTPCRLSLGDSFPPRRPAAPTSSLAKLVLERGISAQVSTDTPPPSPKTTSRQPLFRFLPNTPPNSPSHSPAPSPVPAESRQHPADNFLASRPAELFLQDVYGLNLGRAPHPDLPSPSQETASRPELVSSVGLVERLRRLGFAKVLHASEPRQDSATFVSAGGGSLLDGLRRNQSLPAMIGARAGKSAAKANPRHLHPPPPPHPTSLALPPPAWGNLKERRRHFASVSHVPSSSTKH; from the exons CGGGACAGAGACTTGGAGCTGGCGGCTCGGATCGGTCAGTCGCTGCTGCAGAGAAACCACCTGCTACAGGAGCGCAACGAAGCCGTGGAGGAGCAGCTCAGTCAGGCTCTCGACCAG GTTCATCAGCTGCAGCATGAGCTCAGTAAGAAGGACGAGTTACTGCGGATGGTGGCCAGCGCCACGGAGGAGAGCGAGACCGACTCCAGCGTGTCCACGCCCCTGCAGCAGCGCAAGACGCCGGGGTGCGGCGCCACCATGACTCCTGCCGTCGCTCTCAGCCAGCTGGAGTCGCTGCAGAGCAAActgcaggagctggaggacGAGAACCAGACGCTGAGGTCTGAG GCCTGTCAGCTCAAGAGAGACACCATCACGTACgaggagaaggagcagcagctcgTCAGCGACTGTGTCAAAGAGCTGc gtgagTCCAACAGTCAGATGATTTCTCTGACAGACGAGTTGTCTCAGAAGAACGAGGAGCTGCACAGACACCAGGAGGAAATCGCTCAGCTGCTCTCACAGATCGTCGAGCTGCAGCACAGAGTCAAAGag TTGGCTTTAGAGAAAGAGGAGCTGAGGATTCACCTGCAGGCGTCTAAAGATGCTCAAAGACAACTCACCGCTGAG ctggacGAGCTGGCAGAGAGAAACATGGAGTGTGTGGAGATGCTGCACGAGTCTCAGGAGGAGATTAAAGAGCTCCGCAGTAAAAACACTCCCTCTGCTGGACTGAGACGACACCTGTCCTACGGCCTCTACCCCATG gattCTCTGGCAGCAGAGATCGAGGGAACCATGAGGAGAGAACTGAgtgtagaagaagaaacagcCTTTCAGGACCAAAG AATATCCCAGAAGAAAGTCTTCCAAACAGTCCGCTCCATCAACGCCTCGTCCTCACGGGCGGGTTCTGCCACGCCTCCTATCCCCGGCTCAGGTCAGAGCTCTTTAGTGATGACGTCACAGCCCTTCCTGTCCACTCAgag GGACGAGGAGAGGATGGGTCAGCCCGGCTGTCCCGGTGGAAACGACCTGAACAGAGCTCTTCACCACCTGTCACTGCGGCGGCAGAACTTCCTCTCCGAGCGACAGTTCTTCCAAGCAGAGCGAGAGAAGAAGCTGCAGACTCTGGCAGGAGGAGCggaggtggagggaggaggcagcagctgctgcagctcaccCATGGGCAgtgtcttctcctccttctctaaCCTGTCGGAGCTCTCCATCACCTCCAGCGCTTTTAGGACCTTCCTCCCTGAGAAGCTTCAGATCGTCAAACCCATGGAAG gctcaCTGACGCTCCATCACTGGCAGCAGCTCGCCAAACCACACCTGGCCACCATCCTGGACCCACACCCAGGCGTGGTGACGAAGGGTTTCCGCCCGCTGACTCAGGACGTCACGTACCGCCTCTCTGacatggaggaggacgaggagggcGAGGAGCACGGATGCAGCGGCATGCTGGAGAAGGGAGCAGCGGAACGCGgcaaggaagaggaggatgaagaagaggaggaaggcggGATCACTTTCAAAGTGCACTACACATCCACACCAGAGGAAAGGAAGGACAGGAAGCACTCGGTGTCTCCTCTCGTGACATCACCCTCCGTGTCACCTgcacttcctgtcactgtgACGTCCAGCCAGTCGTGTCTGACCATTCCAAGAACCTCTGCAACAGTGGTCCAAGCACagagtcacatgacctcagTGACGACAACAGCCTCGTCCTCTG TCCCAAATCCAGGAAAGTGTCacagctccacctcctccacctacaCCTTCACCACCTGCCGCATCCTGCACCCCAGTGACATCACACAGGTCACCGCGAG TTCTCAGTCGTCTCTCCTCGTGCACACTCCCAGTTCCATGAGGACGGGGCCCAGCACGCCCGTCACTCCCTGCAGACTCAGTCTGGGCGACTCCTTCCCTCCTCGTCGCCCCGCGGCTCCCACCAGCAGCCTGGCTAAGCTGGTGCTGGAGAGAGGCATATCTGCACAGGTGTCCACCGACACTCCGCCTCCATCTCCCAAAACCACGTCCAGACAGCCGCTCTTCCGCTTCCTTCCGAACACGCCCCCAAACTCACCCTCCCACTCTCCCGCGCCCTCTCCTGTCCCCGCCGAGTCACGGCAGCACCCGGCCGACAATTTCCTGGCGTCGCGGCCTGCGGAGCTTTTCCTCCAGGACGTTTACGGCTTAAATCTGGGCCGCGCCCCTCACCCCGACCTTCCGAGCCCCTCCCAGGAAACGGCGTCCCGGCCCGAGCTGGTGAGCAGCGTGGGCCTGGTGGAGAGGCTGCGGCGGCTCGGCTTCGCGAAGGTTCTTCACGCTTCAGAGCCGCGGCAGGATTCTGCCACGTTTGTGTCGGCGGGTGGAGGGAGTCTGTTAGACGGACTGAGACGCAACCAGAGTCTGCCCGCCATGATCGGGGCCCGCGCCGGGAAATCAGCTGCTAAAGCTAACCCtcgtcatcttcatcctcctcctcctcctcaccccacCTCCCTGGCGCTGCCTCCACCTGCGTGGGGAAACCTTAAAGAGCGGCGGCGACACTTCGCCTCAGTCTCTCATGTTCCATCGAGTTCAACCAAGcactga